In Clavibacter californiensis, the sequence CGGCCGTGACGATGTCGTCGGCCAGCACGCTCACCTGCGCGAAGGCGGCCTCGCCCGGAACCGGCGGCCGGCGCCACACGTGCTCGCCGCGCTCCGCCGTGCCCGAGGTGGCGACGGCGCGGCGCCCGCCCGCGAGGGGCAGCGCGCAGAGCAGCGCGCGGCGGTCCGCCGGGTCGACGACGCCGATCCGCCACGCGCCGCCGGAGTCGTCGGTCCCGGATCCGAGGACGTCGCCGCCGACCGTGAGCAGCCAGTCGCCGTCGCCGAGGAGATCCGCCGCCTCGGCCATGGCGCGCGCCTTGACCGTGCCGGACAGGTCGACGACGCCGTCCGGGCGGTGGGGCGTGAAGGCGCCGTCGGTGGCCGCGCGCCAGCCCAGCGCGTCGGCGTACGCGTCGCGCATCCGCGGGCTGGACGCGGGGAGGGCCAGCTCGCCGCGGGCGATGCGCGACGCCTCCGAGTCGGGGCGGTAGAGGCTGAACCGGGCGTCCGCGTCGGCGAACACCGCCTGCGCGGCGGCGATCGGCGCGTCGGGCGCGGCGCGGAGGCTCACGGTCGTGCCCATCACGTCGAAGGTGCGGACGACGGTCCGCCCGGCCCGGCCCTTCACAGCCCGGCCTGGTCGACCGCGGACTGCAGCGAGGTCAGGTACCCCTCGCTCGTGTAGGTCGCTCCGCTGACGGACTGGACGTCGGCGGACTGCGCGGCCAGGACCTCCTGCCGGAGGATCGGCGCGGCCCGGTTCGAGATCGCGACCGAGCGGCCGTCGTGGTCGGTGAGGCGCAGGGCGGTGACGTCGGTGATCCGACCGTCGGCGACGGTGATCCGCACCTGCACCTGGCCGTACCGGGTGCTCGCCGATGCGCCGGTGAACGTGCCGCCGGCCGCGGTCGTCGCGGGGACGGTCGTGGACGGGGTCGCGCCGGTCGACGGGGTCGCCGTCGAGGACGTGCCGGCGGAGGACGCGGCGGCGGCGTCGGATGCGGGAGGCGTCGTGGTGACCCCCACCGTGCCGATCTGCCAGCCGGCGACCAGCACGGCGGTGGAGGCGAGGACGCTCGCGGCGGCGGCTCGTGCCCTCACCGGTCGAACCTCTCCACGTGGATCCGCTCCTCCGGCAGGCCCGCGGCCCGGGCGTCGCGGACGACGAGCTCGGCCCACGCCGTCGGACCGCAGACGAACAGGTCGGACTCGAG encodes:
- a CDS encoding FAD:protein FMN transferase — its product is MGTTVSLRAAPDAPIAAAQAVFADADARFSLYRPDSEASRIARGELALPASSPRMRDAYADALGWRAATDGAFTPHRPDGVVDLSGTVKARAMAEAADLLGDGDWLLTVGGDVLGSGTDDSGGAWRIGVVDPADRRALLCALPLAGGRRAVATSGTAERGEHVWRRPPVPGEAAFAQVSVLADDIVTADVLATAILAGGRVGLDAAIARFDVDALTVDVDGALLVTDRIRLLIG
- a CDS encoding FMN-binding protein, with the protein product MRARAAAASVLASTAVLVAGWQIGTVGVTTTPPASDAAAASSAGTSSTATPSTGATPSTTVPATTAAGGTFTGASASTRYGQVQVRITVADGRITDVTALRLTDHDGRSVAISNRAAPILRQEVLAAQSADVQSVSGATYTSEGYLTSLQSAVDQAGL